A genomic stretch from Bacteroidia bacterium includes:
- the truB gene encoding tRNA pseudouridine(55) synthase TruB: MKPVTGESGILLIDKPYRWTSFDVVNKVRSVIKQNTGVRFKVGHAGTLDPLATGLLIICYGKETKSISRFMEFDKEYIATLQIGATTPCFDLEKPIDQNYPFEHITEEMVKEVLFKYTGEQNQVPPIFSAKWIDGKRAYKFAREGEAVEIKPVAINIYQLELLNFKLPEIIIRINCSRGTYIRALARDIGLDLQSGAHLTALRRTRIGEYNVEQAMVPDEFIRLMNEPVSFL; the protein is encoded by the coding sequence ATGAAGCCTGTTACAGGAGAAAGCGGAATTCTTTTAATTGATAAGCCTTACCGTTGGACATCTTTTGATGTTGTTAATAAAGTGCGCTCTGTTATAAAACAAAATACTGGTGTAAGATTTAAAGTTGGACATGCCGGAACTCTTGATCCACTTGCAACCGGACTTTTGATAATTTGTTATGGAAAAGAAACAAAGTCAATCTCCAGATTTATGGAATTTGACAAAGAATACATTGCAACTTTACAAATTGGAGCAACAACTCCATGTTTTGATTTAGAAAAGCCCATTGATCAGAATTATCCTTTTGAACATATAACAGAGGAAATGGTTAAAGAAGTTCTTTTTAAATATACAGGAGAACAAAATCAGGTTCCTCCAATTTTTTCGGCTAAATGGATAGATGGTAAAAGAGCTTATAAATTTGCAAGAGAAGGAGAGGCGGTTGAGATAAAACCGGTAGCAATAAATATTTATCAATTGGAATTGCTAAATTTCAAATTGCCAGAAATTATTATAAGAATAAATTGTAGCCGAGGAACATATATTAGAGCTCTTGCACGCGACATTGGACTTGATTTGCAAAGTGGAGCACATTTAACTGCATTAAGAAGAACAAGAATTGGAGAATATAATGTAGAGCAGGCAATGGTTCCGGATGAATTTATAAGATTAATGAACGAACCGGTATCTTTTTTGTGA
- a CDS encoding polyphosphate polymerase domain-containing protein, with the protein MPDHNNILSLFEPITLEEMDSVKLMERTDTKYVFPIAELSGILEGMTSQYRILDINNVRVQRYESLYYDTKDFLLYNKHLIGKPDRYKIRFRRYLDSSGLTFLEVKHKNNKKTTSKKRTKMLDIESGINDKAREFVTKNTPYSPDIFSPSIWVNYSRMTFVNKFSQERLTIDTNLVYKKAGCLEEISVEFPQMVIAEAKREKAATVSQFVRLVRKAGVREGSISKYCFGIYNLINEVPKNNLKPKVRFVCKMAKIQNVNK; encoded by the coding sequence ATGCCAGATCATAACAATATACTATCCTTATTTGAGCCAATTACCCTTGAGGAAATGGATAGTGTTAAGCTTATGGAGCGTACAGATACAAAATATGTTTTTCCGATTGCAGAACTTTCTGGAATTCTTGAGGGGATGACTTCACAGTATCGTATTTTGGATATTAATAATGTTAGAGTTCAACGATACGAATCTTTATATTATGACACTAAAGATTTTTTACTTTATAACAAACACCTGATTGGAAAGCCAGACAGATATAAAATTCGTTTTAGAAGATACCTCGATTCATCAGGATTAACTTTTTTAGAAGTTAAGCATAAGAATAACAAGAAAACTACTTCTAAAAAACGAACAAAAATGCTTGATATTGAATCGGGAATTAACGATAAAGCCAGAGAGTTTGTAACTAAAAATACTCCCTATTCTCCTGATATTTTTTCACCGAGTATATGGGTAAATTATTCAAGAATGACATTTGTAAATAAGTTTTCGCAAGAAAGATTAACAATAGATACAAATCTGGTATATAAAAAAGCTGGTTGCTTAGAAGAAATATCTGTTGAATTTCCTCAAATGGTAATAGCAGAAGCAAAGCGTGAGAAGGCAGCAACTGTTTCTCAATTTGTTCGCTTGGTCAGAAAAGCAGGAGTGAGAGAAGGCTCAATAAGTAAATATTGTTTTGGAATTTATAATTTAATAAATGAAGTGCCAAAAAATAATCTTAAACCCAAAGTTCGCTTTGTTTGTAAAATGGCCAAAATACAAAATGTTAACAAATAG
- a CDS encoding DUF3098 domain-containing protein, with the protein MSKEENNSGAVLGKMNYILLAVGFVIVVIGYFLMSGGKSSDPKVFSTEQFDAVRITVAPILILLGFAINVVALVLRPKE; encoded by the coding sequence ATGTCAAAAGAAGAAAATAATAGCGGAGCAGTTCTTGGAAAAATGAACTATATTTTATTAGCTGTTGGGTTTGTAATTGTTGTAATTGGATATTTTTTAATGTCTGGCGGTAAATCATCCGATCCAAAAGTGTTTTCAACAGAGCAGTTTGATGCTGTAAGGATTACTGTTGCTCCAATTTTAATACTATTGGGTTTCGCAATAAATGTAGTTGCTCTTGTTTTAAGACCAAAAGAATAA
- a CDS encoding DUF2490 domain-containing protein, whose product MKRVYYNVLIFVFLFLFVSENIVVSQTVYPDAGSWNTINIEKKFTKKITVLFTEELRFKENFSRLNLFYTNLGVEYKFSDFFKAAFVYRFIEKYQDDNTFSFRHRLMLDLTVKKKFGNFGVSYRQRIQAEERDIYSSDAGAVPEWYSRNKVAIKYDSDKRYTPYVAMELRYQFHNPREWQSDYTWHRSRYSFGVDYKLNKKNTFGLYYLIQREYNVVLPQNQYIVGLEYSLSL is encoded by the coding sequence ATGAAACGGGTTTATTATAATGTTTTAATATTTGTTTTTTTATTTTTATTTGTTTCTGAAAACATAGTTGTTTCTCAGACCGTTTATCCTGATGCCGGTTCATGGAATACTATAAATATTGAAAAGAAATTTACAAAAAAAATTACAGTACTTTTTACAGAAGAGCTGAGGTTTAAAGAAAACTTTTCCCGCCTTAATTTGTTTTATACTAATTTAGGTGTTGAATATAAATTCTCAGATTTTTTTAAAGCAGCGTTTGTTTACAGATTTATTGAAAAATATCAAGACGATAATACTTTTAGTTTTCGGCATCGTTTAATGCTTGATTTAACAGTTAAAAAGAAATTTGGTAATTTTGGTGTATCGTACCGACAGCGTATTCAGGCAGAAGAACGTGATATTTACTCAAGCGATGCGGGTGCTGTGCCTGAGTGGTATTCCCGTAACAAAGTTGCAATAAAATATGATTCAGATAAAAGATATACTCCTTATGTTGCGATGGAATTAAGATATCAGTTTCACAACCCCCGTGAGTGGCAAAGTGATTATACCTGGCATAGAAGCCGTTATTCGTTTGGCGTTGATTATAAATTAAACAAGAAAAATACTTTTGGCCTTTATTATTTAATTCAAAGAGAATATAATGTAGTATTGCCGCAAAACCAATATATTGTTGGCCTGGAATATTCTTTATCTTTATAA
- a CDS encoding FtsX-like permease family protein: MKPKRDKSIIRRLISSYITTVISISLVLFMLGLIGILALSSKRLSNYVKENISFSVFLKDDIKDADILRLQKNLDAAPYVKSTLFITKDMAAEQLKKDLGEEFVEYLEYNPLPQAIEVKYYAEYANPDSIALIERELKQFPQVSEVYYQKNLVSLINDNVNKISLIVLIFSILLLVVAVALINNTMRLSVYSKRFNIKTMQLVGATKSFIRWPFIKASVFQGIFAAIIAIALLSAVITVAERELDNIISLSDFSLTGALFGIVILLGVIITSLSSFFAVSRYLRLKSSELYF; encoded by the coding sequence ATGAAGCCAAAGCGCGACAAATCTATTATTCGTAGGCTAATCAGTTCATATATTACAACTGTAATAAGTATTTCTTTAGTTTTATTTATGCTCGGACTTATTGGAATATTAGCATTAAGTTCAAAGCGTTTAAGTAACTATGTAAAAGAAAATATTAGTTTTTCTGTATTTTTAAAAGATGATATTAAAGATGCCGATATTTTAAGACTACAAAAGAATCTCGATGCTGCACCATATGTAAAATCAACTCTTTTTATTACCAAAGATATGGCTGCCGAGCAATTAAAAAAAGATTTGGGAGAAGAGTTTGTAGAATATCTGGAATATAATCCTTTACCACAGGCTATTGAGGTAAAGTATTATGCCGAATATGCAAATCCCGACAGTATAGCTTTAATTGAACGTGAATTAAAACAATTTCCTCAGGTAAGCGAAGTGTATTATCAAAAAAATCTGGTTTCTCTTATTAATGATAATGTAAATAAAATTAGTTTGATAGTACTTATTTTTAGTATTTTATTATTGGTTGTAGCAGTTGCTTTAATAAATAATACTATGCGATTATCAGTTTATTCAAAGAGATTTAATATTAAAACTATGCAATTGGTAGGAGCAACTAAAAGTTTTATAAGATGGCCTTTTATAAAAGCAAGTGTGTTTCAGGGAATTTTTGCAGCTATTATAGCAATAGCACTTTTATCTGCAGTTATTACAGTTGCAGAAAGAGAACTTGATAATATAATAAGTTTAAGCGATTTTAGTTTAACTGGCGCTTTGTTTGGAATTGTAATTTTATTGGGAGTAATAATAACATCTTTATCCTCATTTTTTGCAGTAAGCAGATATTTAAGATTAAAATCATCAGAGTTATATTTTTAA
- a CDS encoding DUF4956 domain-containing protein — protein sequence MTLLQIVNDTMPNSWELFNKISPKFFIRLGVDLLSVIVLIRFIYYPSYKNREFFFTFFIFNVIIFLVTYMMNKVEMSIGAAFGLFAVFGILRYRTEDISIKDMTYLFLCIAVGLITAVAKGGWDELLLINFIILSVTTLLETGVLMKKELGKTVQYENIEMIKPENHEKLLEDLRNRTGYDIHRFNIVKIDFLRDMASIRIYYFDSKKKKISI from the coding sequence ATGACATTATTACAAATTGTAAACGATACAATGCCCAATAGTTGGGAATTGTTCAATAAAATTTCACCTAAGTTTTTTATTCGGTTAGGGGTTGATTTGTTATCAGTTATTGTTCTTATAAGATTTATTTATTACCCAAGCTATAAGAATAGAGAATTCTTTTTTACTTTCTTTATTTTTAATGTAATAATTTTCCTTGTTACTTATATGATGAATAAGGTAGAAATGTCTATTGGTGCAGCATTCGGATTGTTTGCAGTTTTTGGAATTCTTCGTTATCGAACAGAAGATATTTCAATAAAAGATATGACATATTTATTTCTTTGTATAGCAGTTGGTTTAATTACTGCAGTAGCAAAAGGTGGTTGGGATGAGTTGTTGCTTATTAATTTTATAATTCTATCAGTTACAACATTGTTGGAAACAGGTGTGCTTATGAAAAAAGAACTTGGTAAAACAGTTCAGTATGAGAATATAGAAATGATTAAACCCGAGAATCATGAGAAACTGCTTGAAGATTTAAGAAATAGAACAGGATATGATATTCATAGGTTTAATATTGTGAAAATCGATTTTCTACGTGATATGGCTTCAATTCGCATATATTATTTTGATTCAAAAAAGAAAAAAATTTCGATATAA
- a CDS encoding undecaprenyl-diphosphate phosphatase has protein sequence MTWLEAVILAIVEGITEFLPVSSTGHMIITQSLLGIESSDFVKAFTVNIQFGAILSVIILYWKRFFQTVNFYYKLFLAFLPAAIIGFLLGDYIDALLENVIVVAISLLLGGIVLVFIDKWLKNSEKEKEITYGTALKIGLFQCIAMIPGVSRSAASIIGGMTQKLNRKQAAEFSFFLAVPTMFAASAYKLLKTYKTIKPEDINMLVLGNVVAFIVALIAIKSFIAFLTKYGFKVFGWYRIVLGAAILILYFMGVNLSII, from the coding sequence ATGACTTGGCTTGAAGCAGTAATTCTTGCTATAGTAGAAGGGATTACTGAATTTCTACCTGTTTCTTCTACTGGCCATATGATAATTACTCAATCTTTACTTGGAATTGAGAGTAGTGATTTTGTTAAAGCATTTACTGTAAATATTCAATTTGGGGCAATATTATCTGTAATAATACTTTATTGGAAAAGATTTTTTCAAACTGTAAATTTTTATTATAAGCTCTTTTTAGCATTTCTACCCGCAGCAATAATTGGATTTTTGTTAGGAGATTATATTGATGCATTATTGGAGAATGTTATTGTTGTTGCTATTTCCCTTTTGTTAGGCGGAATTGTATTGGTTTTTATAGATAAATGGCTTAAAAATTCAGAAAAGGAGAAAGAAATTACATATGGTACCGCTTTAAAAATCGGACTTTTTCAATGTATTGCAATGATTCCAGGTGTTTCTCGCTCTGCAGCTTCAATTATCGGCGGAATGACACAAAAACTAAACAGAAAACAAGCTGCAGAATTTTCTTTTTTTCTTGCTGTTCCAACAATGTTTGCTGCTTCTGCATATAAGCTTCTTAAGACATATAAAACAATAAAACCCGAAGATATTAATATGCTTGTTTTGGGAAATGTGGTTGCTTTTATTGTTGCTTTAATTGCAATTAAATCATTTATCGCATTTTTAACAAAGTATGGTTTTAAGGTATTTGGCTGGTATAGAATTGTACTTGGTGCAGCAATTTTAATTCTTTATTTTATGGGTGTTAACCTAAGTATAATTTAA